Proteins from a single region of Scleropages formosus chromosome 22, fSclFor1.1, whole genome shotgun sequence:
- the LOC108923357 gene encoding monocarboxylate transporter 2-like produces MPSAPTTDLGYTPPDGGWGWVVVFGAFISIGFSYAFPKALTIYFKEIQEYFSVSYSDIAWISSIMLAAMYAGGPASSVLVNRYGSRPVVMAGGIMCGVAMVTASFGNTITHLYVCVGVIGGFGLSFNLQPSLTIIGKYFLAKRPVANGLAMAGSPVFLSALAPLNQFLFDSFGWRDSFFILGALLLNCCVAGALMRPIGEGKAGGATRSAGSNKGSVPRDADPTERERKPGAKNRSTGDVSKLMDFSLFRHRGFLIYLVGNAVMFFGFFAPIVFLAPYAKHQGVDEYSAASLLSILAAVDMIARPGTGLLANTRWIRPRIQYLFSFAVTYNGVCNLLCPLAMGYGVLVAYSLSLGVAFGMVCALLFECLMDLVGARRFSSAVGLVTVVECCPVLLGPPVGGVLVDIFGDYMYMHFMSGAVMFASGLFLFVMNFWNYRLEESKTRSQKGAVEQAEMKRLSALEQGSARGADGFEMPEQEEKGEGDRTRVHPLP; encoded by the exons ATGCCCTCTGCACCAACCACAGATCTGGGGTACACCCCTCCGgatgggggctgggggtgggtcGTGGTGTTCGGAGCCTTCATCTCCATCGGCTTCTCGTACGCCTTTCCCAAAGCTCTCACCATCTACTTCAAGGAGATCCAGGAGTACTTCTCGGTGTCCTACAGCGACATCGCCTGGATCTCCTCCATCATGCTGGCTGCTATGTATGCGGGAG GGCCCGCGAGCAGCGTTCTGGTCAATCGCTACGGAAGTCGACCCGTAGTGATGGCTGGCGGGATCATGTGTggggttgccatggtaaccgcCTCATTTGGCAACACAATTACGCATTTGTACGTGTGCGTCGGAGTTATCGGAG GATTTGGACTCTCCTTCAACCTCCAGCCGTCTCTCACCATAATCGGGAAGTACTTCCTGGCCAAGCGGCCTGTAGCCAATGGCCTGGCCATGGCCGGCAGTCCCGTCTTCCTCTCCGCCCTGGCTCCTCTCAACCAGTTCCTCTTTGACAGCTTTGGCTGGAGGGACAGTTTCTTCATCCTGGGGGCCCTGCTGTTGAACTGCTGTGTAGCCGGGGCTCTGATGAGACCCATCGGCGAAGGGAAGGCCGGCGGAGCGACTAGAAGCGCGGGTTCTAACAAGGGCTCCGTCCCTCGGGACGCAGATCCGACGGAGCGCGAGCGGAAGCCCGGGGCGAAGAACCGGAGCACGGGCGACGTCAGCAAGTTGATGGATTTCTCCCTGTTCAGACACCGAGGTTTCCTCATTTACCTGGTTGGGAACGCGGTCATGTTCTTCGGCTTCTTCGCCCCCATCGTGTTCCTCGCCCCGTACGCCAAGCATCAAGGTGTCGACGAGTACTCGGCCGCCTCCCTGCTCTCCATCCTGGCGGCGGTGGACATGATCGCGCGGCCGGGCACCGGCCTGCTGGCCAACACCAGGTGGATCCGGCCGCGGATTCAATACCTGTTCAGCTTCGCGGTGACGTACAACGGCGTCTGCAACCTCCTCTGCCCCCTGGCCATGGGCTATGGGGTGCTGGTGGCTTACTCCCTTTCCTTAGGTGTAGCTTTCGGCATGGTTTGCGCCTTGCTCTTCGAGTGCTTGATGGACCTGGTCGGTGCCCGGCGCTTCTCGAGCGCCGTCGGACTCGTCACCGTCGTCGAATGTTGCCCGGTGCTTCTGGGGCCGCCGGTCGGAG GTGTCCTCGTGGACATCTTCGGCGACTACATGTACATGCACTTCATGTCCGGGGCCGTCATGTTTGCCAGCGGCCTCTTCCTCTTCGTCATGAACTTCTGGAACTACCGGCTGGAGGAGAGCAAGACGCGGAGCCAGAAGGGTGCCGTCGAACAGGCGGAGATGAAGCGGCTGTCTGCTCTGGAGCAAGGGTCCGCGAGAGGGGCCGATGGGTTCGAGATGCCCGAGCAGGAAGAGAAGGGGGAGGGCGACCGCACCCGAGTTCACCCGCTGCCCTGA
- the kbtbd8 gene encoding kelch repeat and BTB domain-containing protein 8: protein MAASGEINRLLQIQNGTPAITSYNGVDAMHACNLLQQLKALYDDAQLTDIVVRVDNGHTFSCHRNILAAISPYFRSMFTSGLTESSQREVRIVGIDSEAMHLVLDYAYTSRVTLSECNVQALFTAASIFQIPALQDQCAQFMLSRLDPQNCIGVFMFADAYGHREMKEKARDYIRKKFLCVSKEQEFHHMTKEQLVSVLNSDDLNVEKEEYVYESIIHWLEYDQTRREPDLMQVITTCVRLPLLDEAFLKKIPPSFAQAMAKDWLEKSKYNDGSCPQRLGMTASEMVICFDAAHKHSGKKQTVPCLDTTTGKVFKLSKPPNDLREVGILVTPENDIYIAGGYRPSNSDLSIDHRAENDLWLYEHAGNRWLPRAPLLRARISCRLVHCCGKIYALGGRVYEGDGRNALKSVECYDARDNYWMAVSPMPIAMEFHSAIEYKDRIYVLQGEYFFCYDPHKDYWGAMVPMSVPRSQGLAALHKNFIYYIAGTGKNHQRTFIMEAFDLEQNVWTRKKDLPFDHASSPYIKVLHLHGKLHLFVRATQVTVEELVFRTSRKNSLYQYNVETDQWKKVYETPDRLWDLGRHFECVVAKVYPQCLQKVL from the exons ATGGCTGCCAGTGGAG AGATAAACAGGCTGTTACAGATACAGAATGGGACCCCAGCAATCACTAGCTACAATGGCGTGGATGCCATGCATGCCTGTAACCTACTCCAGCAACTTAAAGCCTTGTATGATGATGCACAACTGACAGACATTGTGGTTAGAGTAGACAATGGGCACACTTTCTCCTGCCACAGGAACATCCTTGCTGCAATCAGCCCTTACTTCAG GTCTATGTTCACTAGTGGTCTCACAGAAAGCAGCCAGAGGGAGGTCCGGATTGTGGGGATCGATTCGGAGGCCATGCACCTCGTACTTGATTATGCATATACCTCTAGAGTCACGCTCTCCGAATGCAACGTCCAGGCCCTTTTTACAGCAGCCAGCATTTTTCAGATCCCTGCCCTTCAGGACCAGTGTGCCCAGTTTATGTTGAGCCGTCTGGACCCCCAAAACTGCATTGGGGTATTCATGTTTGCCGATGCCTATGGACACCGGGAAATGAAGGAGAAGGCTCGGGATTACATCCGTAAGAAGTTCCTTTGTGTGTCAAAGGAACAAGAGTTCCATCATATGACCAAAGAGCAGCTGGTCAGTGTCCTCAACAGTGATGACCTGAATGTGGAGAAGGAAGAGTATGTGTATGAGAGCATCATCCACTGGTTGGAGTATGATCAGACAAGGAGGGAGCCAGACCTTATGCAGGTGATAACCACTTGTGTCCGACTGCCGCTTCTGGATGAAGCTTTCCTCAAGAAGATCCCACCAAGCTTTGCTCAGGCCATGGCCAAAGATTGGCTGGAGAAGAGCAAGTACAACGATGGCAGCTGTCCTCAGCGGCTGGGCATGACCGCATCAGAGATGGTAATTTGCTTCGATGCTGCCCATAAACACTCAGGGAAGAAGCAAACTGTGCCTTGCTTGGACACCACCACTGGGAAGGTTTTCAAGCTCTCTAAACCACCCAATGACCTTCGGGAGGTGGGCATCCTGGTGACCCCAGAGAATGATATCTACATTGCTGGGGGCTACCGGCCGAGCAACAGTGACTTGAGCATTGACCACCGGGCAGAGAATGATCTCTGGCTGTATGAACATGCAGGGAACCGCTGGCTGCCCCGGGCACCCCTCCTCCGTGCCCGTATCAGTTGTCGGCTGGTGCACTGCTGTGGGAAGATCTATGCCCTGGGTGGGCGTGTCTATGAGGGTGATGGTCGTAATGCGCTCAAGTCTGTGGAATGCTATGATGCCAGAGACAACTACTGGATGGCTGTCAGCCCCATGCCCATTGCCATGGAGTTCCACAGTGCCATTGAGTACAAGGACCGCATCTATGTCCTGCAAG GTGAGTACTTCTTCTGCTATGATCCGCACAAGGACTACTGGGGTGCTATGGTTCCCATGAGTGTTCCTCGGAGTCAGGGACTGGCTGCCCTACACAAGAATTTCATCTATTACATCGCTGGCACTGGCAAGAACCACCAGCGCACATTCATCATGGAGGCCTTTGATCTTGAGCAGAACGTGTGGACTCGAAAGAAGGACCTGCCTTTTGACCATGCCAGCAGCCCCTACATCAAGGTATTGCATCTCCACGGCAAACTGCACCTGTTTGTTCGGGCCACGCAGGTGACTGTGGAAGAGCTTGTCTTCCGGACCAGTCGCAAGAATTCCCTCTACCAGTACAACGTGGAGACCGACCAGTGGAAGAAGGTGTACGAGACACCCGATCGCCTCTGGGACCTTGGCCGTCATTTTGAATGCGTCGTCGCCAAGGTTTATCCGCAGTGTCTTCAGAAAGTCCTCTGA